The following proteins are co-located in the Phragmites australis chromosome 10, lpPhrAust1.1, whole genome shotgun sequence genome:
- the LOC133883406 gene encoding uncharacterized protein LOC133883406: MFSAPGNNSLALAAPRPGMELANVQQHPNQALGPGGKQRTSSLEAPIMLLSGHQSAIYCMKFNPAGTVIASGSHDKDIFLWYVHGECKNFMVLRGHKNAILDLQWTADGTQIISASPDKTVRVWDVETGKQVKKMAEHSSFVNSCCPARKWPPLVVSGSDDGTAKLWDLRQRGAIQTLPDKYQITAVSFSEAADKVFTSGLDNDVKWWDLRKNEVTEYLKGHQDMVTGMQLSPDGSYLLTNAMDNELKIWDLRPYAPENRNIKTLTGHQHNFEKNLLKCSWSPDNRRVTAGSADRMVYIWDTTSRRILYKLPGHNGSVNETAFHPTEPIIGSCGSDKQIYLGEL, from the coding sequence ATGTTCTCTGCTCCAGGTAACAATTCTTTGGCTCTTGCAGCCCCACGACCAGGAATGGAGCTGGCTAACGTTCAACAGCATCCAAATCAGGCTCTTGGGCCTGGTGGAAAGCAACGTACATCTAGTCTGGAGGCACCGATAATGCTACTTTCAGGTCACCAGAGTGCTATCTACTGCATGAAGTTCAACCCTGCTGGAACTGTGATAGCATCAGGTTCCCATGACAAGGATATCTTCTTGTGGTATGTCCATGGTGAATGTAAGAACTTCATGGTACTGAGAGGGCATAAGAATGCTATTCTTGACCTTCAGTGGACTGCTGATGGGACCCAGATCATCTCCGCAAGTCCCGACAAGACTGTGAGAGTGTGGGACGTTGAGACCGGCAAACAAGTTAAGAAGATGGCTGAGCACTCATCGTTTGTCAACTCATGTTGCCCAGCACGCAAGTGGCCGCCTCTTGTTGTGAGTGGTTCAGATGACGGTACAGCAAAGTTATGGGACTTGCGTCAGAGAGGTGCAATACAAACTCTTCCCGACAAATACCAAATTACAGCCGTGAGCTTCTCAGAGGCAGCAGATAAGGTATTCACCAGTGGCCTGGACAACGATGTCAAGTGGTGGGATCTTCGCAAGAATGAAGTGACAGAGTATCTCAAAGGACATCAGGACATGGTAACTGGAATGCAGCTTAGTCCTGATGGGTCTTACCTCCTGACTAATGCAATGGACAATGAGCTCAAAATCTGGGATTTGCGCCCTTATGCACCAGAGAACCGGAACATCAAGACTCTTACAGGCCATCAGCATAACTTTGAGAAGAACTTGTTGAAGTGTAGCTGGTCACCGGATAATCGCAGGGTCACTGCTGGGAGTGCTGACCGCATGGTCTACATCTGGGATACAACATCAAGGCGGATCTTGTACAAGCTTCCTGGGCACAACGGTTCTGTCAATGAGACCGCTTTCCATCCCACTGAACCGATCATTGGATCTTGCGGCAGCGACAAGCAGATTTATCTTGGGGAACTTTAG
- the LOC133883610 gene encoding protein transport protein Sec61 subunit gamma-like, with translation MDAIDSVVDPLRDFAKDSVRLVKRCHKPDRKEFTKVAARTAIGFVVMGFVGFFVKLIFIPINNIIVGSG, from the exons ATGGACGCGATCGACTCGGTGGTGGATCCCCTCCGTGACTTCGCCAAGGACAGCGTCCGCCTCGTCAAGCGCTGCCACAAGCCCGACCGCAAGG AGTTCACCAAGGTGGCGGCGCGGACGGCGATCGGGTTCGTCGTCATGGGCTTCGTCGGCTTCTTCGTCAAGCTCATCTTCATCCCCATCAACAACATCATCGTCGGGTCCGGCTAG